A single genomic interval of Panthera tigris isolate Pti1 chromosome E3, P.tigris_Pti1_mat1.1, whole genome shotgun sequence harbors:
- the CLN3 gene encoding battenin isoform X2, translated as MLSAAHDILSHQRASGNQSRVDPDPAPTTRNSSSRFDCNSVSTAAVLLADILPTLVIKLLAPLGLHLLPYSPRVLVSGICSAGSFILVAFSHSVGTSLCGVVLASISSGLGEVTFLSLTAFYPRAVISWWSSGTGGAGLLGALSYLGLTQAGLSPQHTLLSMLGIPALLLASYFFLLTSPEPQDPGGEEEAETSARQPLINSEAPEAKSDSSSNLSLQERWTVFKGLLWYIVPLVLVYFAEYFINQGLFELLFFRNTSLTHAQQYRWYQMLYQAGVFVSRSSLRCCRIRFTWVLALLQCFNLAFLLVDVWLSFLPSIYLVFLIILYEGLLGGAAYVNTFHNIALETSDEHREFAMAAACISDTLGISLSGLLALPLHDFLCHLS; from the exons ATGCTCAGCGCCGCCCATGACATCCTTAGCCACCAGAGGGCATCCGGGAACCAAAGCCGT GTAGACCCAGACCCAGCGCCCACCACCCGCAATAGTTCATCTCGATTTGACTGCAACTCTGTCTCCACCGCT GCGGTGCTCCTGGCCGACATCCTCCCCACCCTCGTCATCAAATTGCTGGCCCCTCTTGGTCTTCATCTGTTGCCCTACAG CCCCCGGGTGCTCGTCAGCGGGATTTGTTCTGCGGGAAGCTTCATCCTGGTTGCCTTTTCTCATTCAGTGGGGACCAGCCTGTGTG gTGTGGTCTTGGCTAGCATCTCGTCAGGTCTGGGGGAGGTCACCTTCCTCTCGCTCACCGCCTTCTACCCCAG GGCCGTGATCTCCTGGTGGTCCTCAGGAACCGGGGGAGCAGGGCTGCTGGGAGCGTTGTCCTACCTGGGCCTCACCCAGGCTGGCCTCTCCCCCCAGCACACCCTGCTGTCCATGCTGGGTATCCCCGCCCTGCTGCTGGCCAG CTATTTCTTTTTGCTCACATCTCCCGAGCCCCAGGACcctggaggggaggaagaggcagagacatcAGCCCGGCAGCCCCTGATAAACAGCGAGGCCCCCGAGGCGAAGTCAG ACTCCAGCTCGAACCTCTCCCTTCAGGAAAGGTGGACCGTGTTCAAG GGCCTGCTGTGGTACATCGTCCCCTTGGTCCTGGTCTACTTTGCGGAGTATTTCATCAATCAGGGGCTT TTTGAGCTCCTGTTCTTCCGGAACACGTCCCTGACTCACGCTCAGCAGTACCGCTG GTACCAGATGCTCTACCAGGCCGGCGTCTTTGTGTCCCGCTCTTCTCTCCGCTGCTGTCGAATCCGCTTCACGTGGGTCTTGGCCCTGCTGCAG TGCTTCAACCTGGCCTTCCTGCTGGTGGACGTGTGGTTGAGCTTCCTGCCCAGCATCTACCTCGTCTTCCTGATCATTCTGTATGAGGGACTCCTGGGCGGTGCTGCCTATGTGAACACCTTCCACAACATTGCGCTGGAG ACGAGTGATGAGCACCGGGAATTTGCCATGGCGGCCGCCTGTATCTCCGACACCTTGGGCATCTCCCTGTCAGGGCTCCTGGCCCTGCCTCTGCACGACTTCCTTTGTCATCTGTCTTGA
- the CLN3 gene encoding battenin isoform X1 — protein sequence MGGCAGSRRRLLDSEGEETAPEPRPRLLDRQGALWKNAMGFWLLGLCNNFSYVVMLSAAHDILSHQRASGNQSRVDPDPAPTTRNSSSRFDCNSVSTAAVLLADILPTLVIKLLAPLGLHLLPYSPRVLVSGICSAGSFILVAFSHSVGTSLCGVVLASISSGLGEVTFLSLTAFYPRAVISWWSSGTGGAGLLGALSYLGLTQAGLSPQHTLLSMLGIPALLLASYFFLLTSPEPQDPGGEEEAETSARQPLINSEAPEAKSDSSSNLSLQERWTVFKGLLWYIVPLVLVYFAEYFINQGLFELLFFRNTSLTHAQQYRWYQMLYQAGVFVSRSSLRCCRIRFTWVLALLQCFNLAFLLVDVWLSFLPSIYLVFLIILYEGLLGGAAYVNTFHNIALETSDEHREFAMAAACISDTLGISLSGLLALPLHDFLCHLS from the exons ATGGGAGGCTGTGCGGGCTCGCGGCGGCGCCTTTTGGATTCCGAGG GGGAGGAGACCGCCCCCGAACCTCGGCCCCGTCTGTTAGACCGTCAGGGAGCCCTTTGGAAGAACGCGATGGGTTTCTG GCTCCTGGGCCTTTGCAACAACTTTTCCTATGTGGTGATGCTCAGCGCCGCCCATGACATCCTTAGCCACCAGAGGGCATCCGGGAACCAAAGCCGT GTAGACCCAGACCCAGCGCCCACCACCCGCAATAGTTCATCTCGATTTGACTGCAACTCTGTCTCCACCGCT GCGGTGCTCCTGGCCGACATCCTCCCCACCCTCGTCATCAAATTGCTGGCCCCTCTTGGTCTTCATCTGTTGCCCTACAG CCCCCGGGTGCTCGTCAGCGGGATTTGTTCTGCGGGAAGCTTCATCCTGGTTGCCTTTTCTCATTCAGTGGGGACCAGCCTGTGTG gTGTGGTCTTGGCTAGCATCTCGTCAGGTCTGGGGGAGGTCACCTTCCTCTCGCTCACCGCCTTCTACCCCAG GGCCGTGATCTCCTGGTGGTCCTCAGGAACCGGGGGAGCAGGGCTGCTGGGAGCGTTGTCCTACCTGGGCCTCACCCAGGCTGGCCTCTCCCCCCAGCACACCCTGCTGTCCATGCTGGGTATCCCCGCCCTGCTGCTGGCCAG CTATTTCTTTTTGCTCACATCTCCCGAGCCCCAGGACcctggaggggaggaagaggcagagacatcAGCCCGGCAGCCCCTGATAAACAGCGAGGCCCCCGAGGCGAAGTCAG ACTCCAGCTCGAACCTCTCCCTTCAGGAAAGGTGGACCGTGTTCAAG GGCCTGCTGTGGTACATCGTCCCCTTGGTCCTGGTCTACTTTGCGGAGTATTTCATCAATCAGGGGCTT TTTGAGCTCCTGTTCTTCCGGAACACGTCCCTGACTCACGCTCAGCAGTACCGCTG GTACCAGATGCTCTACCAGGCCGGCGTCTTTGTGTCCCGCTCTTCTCTCCGCTGCTGTCGAATCCGCTTCACGTGGGTCTTGGCCCTGCTGCAG TGCTTCAACCTGGCCTTCCTGCTGGTGGACGTGTGGTTGAGCTTCCTGCCCAGCATCTACCTCGTCTTCCTGATCATTCTGTATGAGGGACTCCTGGGCGGTGCTGCCTATGTGAACACCTTCCACAACATTGCGCTGGAG ACGAGTGATGAGCACCGGGAATTTGCCATGGCGGCCGCCTGTATCTCCGACACCTTGGGCATCTCCCTGTCAGGGCTCCTGGCCCTGCCTCTGCACGACTTCCTTTGTCATCTGTCTTGA